Proteins from a genomic interval of Cucumis melo cultivar AY chromosome 7, USDA_Cmelo_AY_1.0, whole genome shotgun sequence:
- the LOC103501794 gene encoding probable E3 ubiquitin-protein ligase ZFP1 isoform X1 — protein sequence MIVSIGYNCTFMDIRERTRVPCHTPPAMDMELDQPSLLPELSLSSQGAFSRWSSHSMVTASRNSMTPDAQHLPEHANGAILYGVSQRSGSRIQCAQDLHVTTAANSCSYLTSPYGNHNQHLPSPRNGLIGNPADTYARNSHFIEGGFPYKRRFSEGFPVSFQGPNSSASFESLNAPFNSIHGYARSHLIRGDIMVQHQQPANNALWLDHPVNFNFEDRSTWTWNQAPAGFPIHGDSGIRGFSESFNSGIQSFSEMSGMSSPNFQHPPSTIIQHSSHRVPLPQAHLQGQRSQNISLHPQAAATTPRVTLSSAYGIMHQYSELEPRHTRDLPFNDHITYNFHQSCVDPETMFRRPSTYQLRVPEEDEFSVRGARASASASDSNDIGGFNDTYRDMRLDIENMSYEELLELEERIGYVGTGLSEEIIMSQLKTSISISSARDVNLEVGATSMNEETNSCTICLDVIDDGTKIGILDCEHYYHADCLKQWLLIKNVCPVCKSEALTR from the exons ATGATTGTGAGCATTGG GTATAACTGCACTTTCATGGACATAAGGGAAAGAACTCGTGTCCCTTGTCATACACCTCCAGCAATGGATATGGAATTAGATCAACCAAGTCTTCTTCCAGAGCTTTCTCTTTCTAGCCAGGGAGCCTTCTCACGGTGGAGTAGCCATTCGATGGTAACAGCTTCCAGAAACTCAATGACTCCTGATGCTCAACATCTACCTGAGCATGCTAATGGCGCCATACTCTATGGAGTGAGCCAACGCAGTGGTTCTAGGATTCAGTGTGCTCAAGATTTACATGTCACAACTGCTGCCAATTCCTGTTCTTATCTGACCTCACCATATGGTAATCACAATCAGCATTTACCATCTCCTAGAAATGGATTGATTGGAAATCCTGCAGATACATATGCCAGGAATAGTCATTTTATTGAAGGTGGATTTCCGTACAAGAGAAGATTTTCTGAAGGGTTCCCTGTCAGTTTCCAGGGTCCCAATAGTTCAGCAAGCTTCGAGTCTTTAAATGCACCTTTTAATTCAATACATGGCTATGCTCGTAGCCATTTGATTAGAGGAGACATAATGGTTCAGCACCAACAGCCAGCTAACAATGCTCTTTGGTTAGACCACCCTGTAAATTTTAACTTTGAAGATCGAAGCACTTGGACCTGGAACCAAGCTCCTGCTGGTTTCCCTATTCATg GGGACAGTGGGATTAGAGGCTTTTCAGAAAGTTTTAACTCAGGAATTCAAAGTTTTAGTGAAATGTCTGGGATGAGTTCTCCAAATTTCCAGCATCCTCCTTCCACAATAATCCAGCATTCGAGTCATCGAGTTCCATTACCACAGGCACACTTGCAAGGACAAAGAAGCCAAAATATCAGTTTACATCCCCAAGCAGCAGCTACTACACCAAGGGTTACTTTGAGTTCTGCTTATGGGATCATGCACCAGTATTCTGAGCTAGAGCCTAGGCATACAAGAGATCTTCCATTTAATGACCACATAACATATAATTTTCATCAAAGCTGTGTTGATCCAGAGACAATGTTTCGACGCCCTTCAACCTATCAACTGAGAGTTCCAGAGGAGGAC GAATTCTCTGTTCGTGGGGCTCGGGCATCAGCTTCAGCTTCAGACTCCAATGATATTGGAGGTTTTAATGATACATACAGAGATATGCGCCTGGATATTGAAAACATGTCATATGAG GAGCTTCTTGAATTAGAGGAACGGATTGGCTATGTCGGAACTGGGTTGTCTGAGGAAATAATTATGAGTCAGCTGAAGACAAGCATTTCTATATCATCTGCTAGGGATGTAAATTTAGAAGTCGGCGCAACCTCTATGAATGAGGAAACGAATTCATGCACCATATGCCTG GATGTCATTGATGACGGGACAAAGATCGGAATCCTTGATTGCGAACATTATTATCATGCAGATTGCTTAAAACAATGGCTGCTCATAAAAAACGTTTGCCCAGTCTGCAAATCGGAGGCATTGACAAGATGA
- the LOC103501795 gene encoding ras-related protein RABA1f, whose translation MAAYRTDDDYDYLFKVVLIGDSGVGKSNLLSRFTRNEFSLESKSTIGVEFATRSIRVDDKIVKAQIWDTAGQERYRAITSAYYRGAVGALLVYDVTRHVTFENVERWLKELRDHTDSNIVIMLVGNKADLRHLRAVSTEDAQAFAEKENTFFMETSALESLNVENAFTEVLTQIYRVVCRKALEIGEDPAALPKGQTINVGNKDDVSAMKKVGCCSS comes from the exons ATGGCAGCGTATAGAACGGACGACGATTACGATTACCTCTTTAAAGTTGTTCTCATCGGTGACTCGGGTGTGGGTAAATCCAATCTTCTCTCCAGGTTTACGCGTAATGAGTTCAGTCTTGAGTCTAAATCCACAATCGGTGTTGAATTCGCCACTCGGAGTATTCGGGTTGATGACAAGATCGTCAAGGCTCAGATTTGGGACACCGCTGGACAAGAAAG ATACCGTGCAATCACGAGTGCATACTATCGAGGAGCTGTTGGTGCATTGCTTGTCTATGATGTCACACGACACGTGACATTTGAAAATGTGGAGAGATGGCTGAAAGAGCTTAGGGATCACACTGATTCAAATATTGTGATAATGCTAGTTGGCAACAAGGCAGACTTGCGACATTTGCGTGCTGTATCAACTGAGGATGCCCAGGCCTTTGCAGAGAAGGAGAACACATTCTTCATGGAGACATCTGCCCTTGAGTCTCTGAATGTCGAGAATGCTTTTACCGAAGTTCTAACCCAAATCTATCGTGTAGTTTGCAGAAAAGCACTTGAAATTGGAGAGGATCCTGCAGCGTTGCCTAAAGGACAAACCATTAACGTTGGAAACAAGGATGATGTTTCTGCAATGAAGAAAGTTGGTTGCTGCTCTTCATGA
- the LOC103501794 gene encoding probable E3 ubiquitin-protein ligase ZFP1 isoform X2 yields MDIRERTRVPCHTPPAMDMELDQPSLLPELSLSSQGAFSRWSSHSMVTASRNSMTPDAQHLPEHANGAILYGVSQRSGSRIQCAQDLHVTTAANSCSYLTSPYGNHNQHLPSPRNGLIGNPADTYARNSHFIEGGFPYKRRFSEGFPVSFQGPNSSASFESLNAPFNSIHGYARSHLIRGDIMVQHQQPANNALWLDHPVNFNFEDRSTWTWNQAPAGFPIHGDSGIRGFSESFNSGIQSFSEMSGMSSPNFQHPPSTIIQHSSHRVPLPQAHLQGQRSQNISLHPQAAATTPRVTLSSAYGIMHQYSELEPRHTRDLPFNDHITYNFHQSCVDPETMFRRPSTYQLRVPEEDEFSVRGARASASASDSNDIGGFNDTYRDMRLDIENMSYEELLELEERIGYVGTGLSEEIIMSQLKTSISISSARDVNLEVGATSMNEETNSCTICLDVIDDGTKIGILDCEHYYHADCLKQWLLIKNVCPVCKSEALTR; encoded by the exons ATGGACATAAGGGAAAGAACTCGTGTCCCTTGTCATACACCTCCAGCAATGGATATGGAATTAGATCAACCAAGTCTTCTTCCAGAGCTTTCTCTTTCTAGCCAGGGAGCCTTCTCACGGTGGAGTAGCCATTCGATGGTAACAGCTTCCAGAAACTCAATGACTCCTGATGCTCAACATCTACCTGAGCATGCTAATGGCGCCATACTCTATGGAGTGAGCCAACGCAGTGGTTCTAGGATTCAGTGTGCTCAAGATTTACATGTCACAACTGCTGCCAATTCCTGTTCTTATCTGACCTCACCATATGGTAATCACAATCAGCATTTACCATCTCCTAGAAATGGATTGATTGGAAATCCTGCAGATACATATGCCAGGAATAGTCATTTTATTGAAGGTGGATTTCCGTACAAGAGAAGATTTTCTGAAGGGTTCCCTGTCAGTTTCCAGGGTCCCAATAGTTCAGCAAGCTTCGAGTCTTTAAATGCACCTTTTAATTCAATACATGGCTATGCTCGTAGCCATTTGATTAGAGGAGACATAATGGTTCAGCACCAACAGCCAGCTAACAATGCTCTTTGGTTAGACCACCCTGTAAATTTTAACTTTGAAGATCGAAGCACTTGGACCTGGAACCAAGCTCCTGCTGGTTTCCCTATTCATg GGGACAGTGGGATTAGAGGCTTTTCAGAAAGTTTTAACTCAGGAATTCAAAGTTTTAGTGAAATGTCTGGGATGAGTTCTCCAAATTTCCAGCATCCTCCTTCCACAATAATCCAGCATTCGAGTCATCGAGTTCCATTACCACAGGCACACTTGCAAGGACAAAGAAGCCAAAATATCAGTTTACATCCCCAAGCAGCAGCTACTACACCAAGGGTTACTTTGAGTTCTGCTTATGGGATCATGCACCAGTATTCTGAGCTAGAGCCTAGGCATACAAGAGATCTTCCATTTAATGACCACATAACATATAATTTTCATCAAAGCTGTGTTGATCCAGAGACAATGTTTCGACGCCCTTCAACCTATCAACTGAGAGTTCCAGAGGAGGAC GAATTCTCTGTTCGTGGGGCTCGGGCATCAGCTTCAGCTTCAGACTCCAATGATATTGGAGGTTTTAATGATACATACAGAGATATGCGCCTGGATATTGAAAACATGTCATATGAG GAGCTTCTTGAATTAGAGGAACGGATTGGCTATGTCGGAACTGGGTTGTCTGAGGAAATAATTATGAGTCAGCTGAAGACAAGCATTTCTATATCATCTGCTAGGGATGTAAATTTAGAAGTCGGCGCAACCTCTATGAATGAGGAAACGAATTCATGCACCATATGCCTG GATGTCATTGATGACGGGACAAAGATCGGAATCCTTGATTGCGAACATTATTATCATGCAGATTGCTTAAAACAATGGCTGCTCATAAAAAACGTTTGCCCAGTCTGCAAATCGGAGGCATTGACAAGATGA
- the LOC103501792 gene encoding uncharacterized protein LOC103501792 produces the protein MTSQLKKNPKPKLLNPNWAILQQKLKPHGSNHSKASTVPKSEASSKTLLGKRKERSDVESNHSQKNILIPVNDDFSLTDEVAMDCEMVGVGQGNKSALGRVTLVNKWGNVIYDEFVRPIERVVDFRTQISGIRPCDLKKAKDFPTVQKRVAELIKGKILVGHALRNDLKALLLSHPKNDVRDTSEYQFFQKEGCKRALRHLAAEFLGVQIQNGEHCPVEDARSAMLLYQKKRKEWEKSVKAEQKLKLKQKKRKPRKKSKDGGGFE, from the exons ATGACATCTCAGCTCAAGAAGAACCCTAAACCCAAATTACTCAACCCCAATTGGGCAATACTCCAACAa AAGCTGAAACCCCATGGTTCAAATCATTCAAAGGCCTCTACTGTCCCGAAATCCGAAGCTTCATCAAAGACCCTTTTAG GGAAACGCAAGGAAAGATCTGATGTGGAGTCAAATCATTCCCAGAAGAATATCCTCATTCCGGTGAATGATGACTTTAG TCTTACAGATGAAGTAGCTATGGATTGTGAAATGGTTGGAGTAGGTCAAGGTAACAAAAGTGCCCTTGGACGTGTTACACTG GTAAACAAATGGGGGAATGTTATATACGATGAGTTTGTACGCCCGATAGAGCGTGTGGTTGACTTTCGGACCCAAATTAGTGGCATAAGACCCTGCGACTTGAAGAAAG cTAAGGATTTTCCAACTGTCCAGAAGAGAGTGGCAGAGTTGATTAAAGGAAAGATTCTTGTTGGCCATGCCTTGCGTAATGATCTTAAG GCATTACTCTTGAGTCATCCCAAGAATGACGTGAGAGACACCTCCGAGTACCAATTCTTTCAGAA GGAAGGATGTAAAAGAGCTCTCCGCCATCTTGCAGCCGAGTTTCTTGGTGTTCAGATCCAAAATGGGGAGCACTGTCCT GTAGAAGATGCTCGTTCTGCCATGCTGCTCTatcagaagaaaagaaaagagtggGAAAAGAGTGTTAAAGCTGAACAAAAGCTTAAATTGAAGCAGAAAAAACGCAAGCCAAGGAAGAAATCCAAGGATGGAGGAGGTTTTGAATGA